A section of the Kribbella sp. HUAS MG21 genome encodes:
- a CDS encoding ABC transporter ATP-binding protein, producing the protein MTTALTVRTEELSVRFAGVPALDRLDLRLAPGKIHGLLGRNGSGKSTLAATLAGFRRPDVGRVLVEGGDLGAAQEPYENAAVTSRVCLIRESGDVPGSVPVKHALRLAATLRPYWDAALAADLLDRFEVPLDKKIQKLSRGKRSALGVVLGLASRAPLTIFDESYLGMDVPSRNLFYDMLLADYTEVPRTIVLSTHLVGEVSALLEEVVILDRGRLVTQSPVDALRGRGASIVGPAAVVDEFTAGFTVLGEERLGGTKSTTVLGDLDPALLAQAAAAGLEVGQVGLQDLFVHLTGAQ; encoded by the coding sequence ATGACCACCGCCCTGACTGTCCGGACCGAGGAGTTGTCGGTGCGGTTCGCCGGTGTGCCGGCGCTGGACCGGCTCGACCTGCGGCTGGCGCCGGGGAAGATCCACGGGCTGCTCGGGCGGAACGGGTCCGGGAAGAGCACGCTCGCCGCGACGCTGGCCGGGTTCCGGCGGCCCGACGTGGGCCGGGTGCTGGTCGAGGGCGGTGACCTCGGCGCGGCACAGGAGCCGTACGAGAACGCGGCCGTCACCAGCCGGGTCTGCCTGATCCGCGAGTCCGGCGACGTCCCGGGGTCGGTGCCGGTGAAGCACGCGCTCCGGCTCGCCGCGACGCTGCGCCCGTACTGGGACGCGGCCCTGGCCGCGGACCTCCTGGACCGCTTCGAGGTACCGCTGGACAAGAAGATCCAGAAGCTCTCCCGCGGTAAGCGGTCCGCGCTCGGCGTCGTCCTCGGCCTCGCGAGCCGCGCCCCGCTGACGATCTTCGACGAGAGCTACCTGGGCATGGACGTCCCGTCCCGGAACCTCTTCTACGACATGCTGCTCGCCGACTACACCGAAGTACCGCGCACGATCGTGCTCTCGACGCACCTGGTCGGCGAGGTCAGCGCGCTGCTCGAGGAGGTGGTGATCCTCGACCGCGGCCGCCTCGTCACCCAGTCGCCGGTGGACGCGCTCCGCGGCCGCGGCGCGTCGATCGTCGGCCCGGCCGCGGTGGTCGACGAGTTCACGGCCGGTTTCACGGTGCTCGGCGAGGAACGGCTGGGCGGTACCAAGTCCACCACGGTCCTCGGCGACCTCGACCCCGCGCTGCTCGCGCAGGCGGCCGCGGCCGGTCTCGAGGTCGGCCAGGTCGGCCTGCAGGATCTCTTCGTCCACCTGACAGGAGCCCAGTGA
- a CDS encoding SPFH domain-containing protein codes for MVDVAVEMPVPKVTERAGRQVNGWPMAALAFVLAVGGVLVVVLGAGSGAVPIALGSLAFLAGAYVAAGLTAVAPGRARVLQILGRYAGTIRTDGLRWVNPISSRREVSTRIRNHETAVAKVNDADGNPIEIAAVVVWQVEDTAQALFEVDDFVEFVAIQTETAVRHIANSYPYDVHTDDGGMSLRDSTDEITETLSAEIAARVQAAGVRVIESRITHLAYAPEIAQAMLRRQQAGAVVAARQRIVEGAVGMVELALDRLSEHDVVELDEERKATMVSNLMVVLCGDRDAQPVVNTGSLYQ; via the coding sequence ATGGTGGATGTCGCGGTCGAGATGCCGGTGCCGAAGGTGACCGAGCGGGCGGGACGGCAGGTCAACGGGTGGCCGATGGCGGCGCTGGCCTTCGTGCTGGCGGTGGGCGGAGTGCTGGTCGTCGTCCTGGGTGCCGGGAGCGGCGCCGTACCGATCGCGCTCGGCAGCCTCGCGTTCCTGGCGGGGGCGTACGTCGCGGCCGGGCTGACCGCGGTGGCGCCGGGCCGGGCCCGGGTGCTGCAGATCCTCGGGCGGTACGCCGGGACGATCCGCACCGACGGCCTGCGCTGGGTGAATCCGATCTCCTCGCGCCGCGAGGTCTCCACCCGGATCCGCAACCACGAGACGGCCGTTGCCAAGGTCAACGACGCCGACGGCAACCCGATCGAGATCGCCGCGGTGGTGGTCTGGCAGGTCGAGGACACCGCGCAGGCATTGTTCGAGGTGGACGACTTCGTCGAGTTCGTGGCGATCCAGACCGAGACCGCCGTCCGGCACATCGCCAACAGCTATCCGTACGACGTCCACACCGACGACGGCGGGATGTCGCTGCGGGACAGCACCGACGAGATCACCGAGACGCTGTCCGCGGAGATCGCCGCCCGGGTACAGGCGGCCGGGGTGCGGGTCATCGAGTCCCGGATCACGCATCTCGCGTACGCGCCGGAGATCGCCCAGGCGATGCTGCGCCGGCAGCAGGCCGGTGCGGTGGTCGCGGCCCGGCAGCGGATCGTCGAGGGCGCGGTCGGTATGGTCGAGCTCGCGCTGGACCGGCTCTCCGAGCACGACGTGGTCGAGCTGGACGAGGAGCGGAAGGCGACCATGGTCAGCAACCTGATGGTGGTGCTGTGCGGCGATCGGGACGCGCAACCGGTGGTCAACACCGGCTCGCTCTACCAGTGA
- a CDS encoding AlkA N-terminal domain-containing protein, with protein sequence MYECRERCVRAVQSKDARFDGWFFTAVLTTRIYCRPSCPVVPPKVENMRFYPSAAAAQQAGFRACKRCRPDASPGSPEWNDRADLVARAMRLIADGVVDRDGVPGLAGKLGYSVRQVQRQLQAELGAGPLALARAQRAQTARLLIETSELQMADVAFAAGFSSVRTFNETVQEVFALSPTELRRRARRGTSVAAPGTISLRLPFRAPLTPDNLFGHLIATGVPGVEEWRDGHYRRTLRLPHGHGVVALRPLPDHIACQLSLTDQRDLAIAISRCRRMLDLDADPVAVDDLLSTDPVLAPLVAKAPGRRVPHTVDGEEFAVRAVLGQQVSTAAARTHAHRLVLQYGEPIEDPAGGLTHLFPTMQALAALDPETLAFPKSRRTTLTTLIATLAAGEIDLGAGADWDRAREQLSALPGIGPWTVESIAMRALGDPDAFVASDLGIRYAARDLGLPEAPKLLTDHARAWRPWRAYAVQYLWATGEHPINTIPAEAS encoded by the coding sequence GTGTACGAGTGCAGGGAACGGTGCGTCCGCGCGGTCCAGTCCAAGGACGCGCGCTTCGACGGGTGGTTCTTCACCGCGGTGCTGACCACCCGGATCTACTGCCGGCCGAGCTGTCCGGTGGTGCCGCCGAAGGTCGAGAACATGCGGTTCTACCCGAGCGCGGCCGCCGCGCAGCAGGCCGGTTTCCGCGCCTGCAAGCGCTGCCGCCCGGACGCCAGCCCGGGGTCGCCCGAGTGGAACGACCGCGCCGACCTGGTGGCCCGCGCGATGCGCCTGATCGCGGACGGCGTCGTCGACCGCGACGGCGTACCGGGTCTCGCCGGGAAGCTCGGCTACAGCGTGCGGCAGGTGCAGCGGCAGCTCCAGGCCGAGCTCGGCGCCGGCCCGCTCGCGCTCGCCCGGGCGCAACGCGCGCAGACGGCGCGGCTGCTGATCGAGACGAGCGAGCTGCAGATGGCCGACGTCGCGTTCGCCGCCGGGTTCTCCAGTGTGCGGACGTTCAACGAGACCGTGCAGGAGGTCTTCGCGCTGTCCCCGACGGAGCTGCGCCGCCGGGCGCGCAGGGGTACGTCGGTCGCGGCGCCCGGCACCATCTCGCTGCGGCTCCCGTTCCGCGCGCCCCTGACGCCCGACAACTTGTTCGGGCACCTCATCGCGACCGGCGTACCGGGTGTGGAGGAGTGGCGCGACGGCCACTACCGCCGCACGCTGCGCCTTCCGCACGGCCATGGTGTCGTCGCGCTGCGACCGTTGCCGGACCACATCGCCTGTCAGCTCTCGCTCACCGACCAGCGCGACCTCGCGATCGCGATCAGCCGCTGCCGCCGGATGCTCGACCTCGACGCGGACCCGGTCGCGGTCGACGACCTGCTCAGCACGGACCCCGTCCTCGCGCCGCTGGTCGCGAAGGCGCCGGGCCGGCGCGTCCCGCACACGGTCGACGGCGAGGAGTTCGCCGTACGGGCGGTGCTCGGCCAGCAGGTGTCGACGGCCGCCGCGCGGACGCACGCACACCGGCTCGTCCTGCAGTACGGCGAGCCGATCGAGGATCCGGCCGGTGGGCTCACGCATCTGTTCCCGACGATGCAGGCGCTCGCCGCCCTCGACCCGGAGACACTGGCGTTCCCGAAGTCCCGCCGTACGACGCTCACGACACTGATCGCGACGCTGGCCGCGGGGGAGATCGACCTCGGCGCGGGCGCGGACTGGGATCGCGCGCGCGAGCAGCTGAGCGCGCTGCCCGGGATCGGGCCGTGGACGGTCGAGTCGATCGCGATGCGCGCGCTCGGCGACCCGGACGCCTTCGTCGCCAGCGATCTCGGGATCCGGTACGCCGCGCGTGATCTAGGCTTGCCCGAGGCCCCCAAACTCCTCACCGACCACGCCCGCGCGTGGCGGCCCTGGCGCGCGTACGCCGTGCAGTACCTGTGGGCCACCGGCGAACACCCGATCAACACGATCCCTGCGGAGGCTTCATGA
- a CDS encoding aminotransferase class IV — protein MTELLVADSFLVANGKVRGLELHRERFVRSCADAGVAAERFWDEQVGRLPGFGRWFPRFELRPSAELAVQLRPAPPIGGRVRVAVHDGPDPRTAPRVKGPDLELLGKLKEAAPDRADEILLLDTDGTVLEAAYSAVAWWEDDTLCFPPSDRPILPSVTARLLRRIAGTEGVQVSERAVTPQALQETTEVWLVNALHGIRPVHAWGPSPIDPLPNSRSAEWQSHLESLAIRLP, from the coding sequence ATGACTGAGCTGCTGGTGGCGGACTCGTTCCTGGTGGCCAACGGCAAGGTTCGCGGACTGGAGCTGCACCGGGAGCGGTTCGTCCGGTCCTGCGCGGACGCCGGTGTCGCGGCCGAGCGGTTCTGGGACGAACAGGTGGGACGGCTGCCCGGGTTCGGGCGCTGGTTCCCGCGCTTCGAGCTGCGACCGTCCGCTGAACTGGCGGTCCAGCTGCGGCCGGCGCCGCCGATCGGCGGCCGGGTGCGGGTCGCCGTCCACGACGGACCGGATCCGCGGACGGCGCCGCGGGTGAAGGGCCCCGACCTGGAGCTGCTCGGCAAGCTCAAGGAGGCCGCGCCGGACCGCGCCGACGAGATCCTGTTGCTGGACACGGACGGGACGGTGCTGGAGGCGGCGTACTCCGCGGTCGCCTGGTGGGAGGACGACACCCTCTGCTTCCCACCGTCCGATCGTCCGATCCTCCCGTCGGTCACCGCCCGCCTGCTCCGCCGGATCGCCGGCACCGAAGGCGTCCAGGTCTCCGAGCGCGCCGTCACCCCACAGGCCCTGCAGGAAACCACGGAGGTCTGGCTCGTCAACGCCCTGCACGGCATCCGTCCGGTGCACGCCTGGGGACCGTCGCCGATCGACCCGCTGCCCAACTCCCGGTCCGCGGAGTGGCAGTCGCATCTCGAGTCCCTCGCCATCCGCCTCCCCTGA
- a CDS encoding SDR family oxidoreductase → MNALNNKFALVTGGSRGIGAATAIALAEQGADVAITYNTSADAAATVVKEIEARGRRGFAFAVDAGDAVAVGDVVRRAADALGGLDILVNNAGVGAIAPIGDLSLEDLDRVLAVNVRGVYAATQAAVPLLSDGARIIHLGSCAAERVTSPGMTLYAMSKAALVGLSKALARELGGRNITSNVVQPGPTDTTMNPADGPYAEAQIADLALNRFANPTEVANAITYLAGPHAAYLTGTTLTIDGGHTA, encoded by the coding sequence ATGAACGCACTGAACAACAAGTTTGCACTGGTGACCGGCGGCAGCCGCGGGATCGGCGCGGCGACCGCGATCGCCCTCGCCGAGCAGGGCGCGGACGTCGCGATCACCTACAACACGTCCGCGGACGCCGCGGCGACGGTGGTGAAGGAGATCGAGGCGCGGGGGCGGCGCGGGTTCGCGTTCGCCGTGGACGCGGGTGACGCGGTGGCGGTCGGAGACGTCGTACGGCGGGCCGCTGATGCGCTGGGCGGCCTGGACATCCTGGTCAACAACGCCGGGGTCGGCGCGATCGCCCCGATCGGCGACCTCTCACTCGAGGACCTCGACCGGGTGCTGGCGGTCAACGTCCGCGGGGTGTACGCCGCCACGCAGGCCGCCGTACCGCTGCTGTCCGACGGCGCCCGCATCATCCACCTCGGCAGCTGCGCCGCGGAACGCGTCACCTCTCCCGGTATGACGCTCTACGCGATGAGCAAGGCGGCGCTGGTGGGTCTCAGCAAGGCCCTCGCCCGCGAGCTCGGCGGCCGCAACATCACGTCGAACGTCGTCCAGCCCGGCCCGACCGACACCACGATGAACCCCGCCGACGGCCCGTACGCCGAAGCCCAGATCGCCGACCTCGCCCTCAACCGCTTCGCCAACCCCACCGAGGTGGCCAACGCCATCACCTACCTGGCCGGCCCGCACGCCGCCTACCTCACCGGCACCACCCTCACCATCGACGGCGGCCACACCGCCTGA
- a CDS encoding LacI family DNA-binding transcriptional regulator — MATLKQVAAHADVSVQTVSNALNAPHRLRADTLERVNRSIELLNYRPNRNARSLRTSAVELIGYCVPSWPNQTHLVMDQFLHALCAAAERTGRHILLFTAPAGVDGMPTYEDLHARRMVDGFVLSQTETHDPRHAWLKEQGIPFVSFGRVWKESTQPGPWVDVDGAGGSAMAVRHLHETGRRRIAFLGWPKSSGLADDRASGWRDACKALGLPTAGLVVRCHEDSIEAGARATAQLLDGGREVDGIVALSDILALGALRELGRRGLTAGREVGVTGFDDSPLAEVVSPGLTSLRQPMDEIAGELITILTGPSGPAAGKPAERLLQPELVIRGSSAPG, encoded by the coding sequence GTGGCCACGTTGAAGCAGGTCGCTGCGCACGCCGATGTGTCCGTGCAGACCGTGTCGAACGCGCTGAACGCCCCGCATCGGCTCCGCGCGGACACGCTCGAGCGCGTGAACCGCTCGATCGAGCTGCTCAACTACCGGCCCAATCGTAACGCCCGCAGCCTGCGCACCAGCGCGGTCGAGCTGATCGGGTACTGCGTGCCCAGCTGGCCGAACCAGACGCACCTGGTGATGGACCAGTTCCTGCACGCCCTGTGCGCGGCCGCCGAACGCACCGGCCGGCACATCCTGCTGTTCACCGCACCGGCCGGCGTCGACGGCATGCCGACGTACGAGGATCTGCACGCGCGCCGGATGGTCGACGGGTTCGTGCTGTCGCAGACCGAGACGCACGATCCGCGGCACGCCTGGCTCAAGGAGCAGGGCATCCCGTTCGTCAGCTTCGGCCGGGTGTGGAAGGAGAGCACGCAGCCCGGCCCGTGGGTCGATGTCGACGGCGCGGGCGGTTCGGCGATGGCGGTCCGGCACCTGCACGAGACCGGTCGCCGCCGGATCGCCTTCCTGGGCTGGCCGAAGTCGTCCGGGCTGGCCGACGACCGGGCGTCCGGCTGGCGCGACGCGTGCAAGGCGCTCGGCCTGCCGACCGCCGGGCTCGTCGTACGGTGCCACGAGGACAGCATCGAGGCCGGCGCCCGTGCCACCGCGCAACTGCTCGACGGCGGCCGGGAGGTCGACGGGATCGTTGCCTTGAGCGACATTCTCGCGCTCGGCGCGCTCCGCGAGCTCGGCCGCCGCGGGCTCACCGCTGGCCGCGAGGTCGGCGTCACCGGCTTCGACGACTCGCCGCTCGCCGAGGTCGTCTCCCCCGGCCTGACCAGCCTCCGGCAACCGATGGACGAGATCGCCGGGGAGCTGATCACGATCCTGACCGGCCCCAGCGGTCCCGCCGCCGGGAAGCCGGCCGAACGTCTGCTGCAACCCGAACTGGTGATCAGGGGCAGCTCAGCCCCTGGCTGA
- a CDS encoding GPP34 family phosphoprotein, producing MTSRRTPGAGRVVALGKGKVPESLAARIFLLAYDPEKGRLTARTKLAKVVRAAVLIDLQLHGNVVDASGRARVTTAAAPADPVLASVLEELRAVGPRRWRHWIDRRGGATVRHVRDELVRAHLIKVEPRRLLGVFPAGRITLRHPLVRRHVLQGARDTLRPSRVVSRVDLRDASVVVLAATADLRTVLAKDQRADHKDRLAQLAERVGPVVPVLKKSLQQATYAAGG from the coding sequence ATGACCAGTAGGCGCACACCGGGTGCCGGCCGTGTCGTTGCTCTTGGCAAGGGCAAGGTTCCGGAGTCGCTGGCGGCGCGGATCTTCCTGCTCGCCTACGACCCGGAGAAGGGCCGGCTGACCGCGCGGACGAAGCTCGCGAAGGTGGTGCGGGCCGCCGTACTGATCGACCTGCAACTGCACGGGAACGTGGTCGACGCCAGCGGTCGGGCGCGAGTGACGACCGCGGCCGCGCCGGCGGATCCGGTGCTGGCGAGTGTGCTCGAGGAGCTGCGGGCGGTCGGTCCGCGGCGCTGGCGGCACTGGATCGACCGGCGCGGCGGGGCGACGGTCCGGCACGTTCGCGACGAGCTCGTCCGCGCGCACCTGATCAAGGTCGAGCCGCGTCGGCTGCTCGGCGTCTTCCCGGCCGGTCGCATCACCTTGCGGCACCCGTTGGTACGGCGCCACGTGCTGCAGGGCGCCCGCGACACCCTGCGGCCGTCGCGCGTCGTCTCCCGGGTCGACCTGCGTGACGCGTCCGTCGTGGTGCTCGCGGCGACCGCGGACCTGCGGACGGTCCTCGCCAAGGATCAGCGTGCCGACCACAAGGACCGGCTGGCGCAGCTCGCGGAACGGGTCGGCCCGGTCGTTCCGGTGCTGAAGAAGTCTCTTCAGCAGGCCACGTACGCCGCCGGCGGCTGA
- a CDS encoding GntR family transcriptional regulator, producing the protein MFDDRSPIYLQIAEQIKNDIVSGALAEDEQVMSTNQYAAFYRINPATAAKGFAQLVDDGILYKKRGIGMFVAPNARDLLRTGRRDSFFADVVDPMIHEAKAIGIPLKDIVQHVRSHGDA; encoded by the coding sequence GTGTTCGACGACCGGAGTCCGATCTACCTGCAGATCGCCGAGCAGATCAAGAACGACATCGTGAGCGGCGCGCTGGCCGAGGACGAGCAGGTGATGTCGACCAACCAGTACGCCGCCTTCTACCGGATCAACCCCGCCACCGCGGCCAAGGGCTTCGCGCAGCTGGTCGACGACGGGATCCTGTACAAGAAGCGCGGGATCGGCATGTTCGTCGCCCCGAACGCCCGCGACCTGCTCCGCACCGGCCGCCGCGACTCGTTCTTCGCCGACGTCGTCGACCCGATGATCCACGAGGCGAAGGCGATCGGCATCCCGCTGAAAGACATCGTCCAGCACGTCCGCTCCCACGGAGACGCCTGA
- a CDS encoding LLM class flavin-dependent oxidoreductase produces the protein MKFSVTVGAVGVGRDPRGLAELARAVEDSGWDALFLEDYLVYQGDASQPTYDPWICLAAMATATQRIRIGTTVTPLPRRRPWKVAAEVVALDHLSGGRMVLGVGSGDGGDPFLDRRSPKVLAEMLDEGLAIIDRLWTGEPVSFSGHHYTLEDVQLTARPVQEPRVPVWVGGNLSVPAVRRRVLRWDGSCAYQRPEELTPDDVRRLRADAGAEFDVKVSGGDPARFAEAGATWWGRWIPPLPVADTLAIVRQGPPLL, from the coding sequence ATGAAGTTCTCGGTGACGGTGGGGGCTGTGGGGGTGGGTCGTGATCCGCGCGGGCTGGCCGAGCTCGCCCGCGCGGTCGAGGACTCCGGGTGGGACGCGTTGTTCCTGGAGGACTATCTCGTGTACCAGGGGGACGCTTCGCAGCCGACGTACGATCCGTGGATCTGCCTGGCGGCGATGGCGACCGCTACCCAGCGGATCCGGATCGGGACGACCGTCACACCACTGCCCCGGCGGCGGCCGTGGAAGGTTGCCGCCGAGGTGGTGGCACTGGATCACCTGTCCGGCGGGCGGATGGTCCTCGGGGTGGGGAGCGGGGATGGAGGCGACCCGTTCCTCGACCGGCGGAGCCCGAAGGTGCTCGCGGAGATGCTGGACGAAGGGCTCGCGATCATCGACCGGCTGTGGACGGGTGAGCCGGTGAGCTTCAGCGGCCACCACTACACGCTGGAGGACGTGCAGCTGACCGCGCGGCCGGTGCAGGAGCCGCGGGTGCCGGTCTGGGTGGGAGGCAATCTGTCGGTGCCTGCCGTACGGCGGAGGGTTCTGCGGTGGGACGGGTCCTGCGCTTACCAGCGACCGGAGGAACTCACACCGGACGACGTACGGCGACTGCGGGCCGACGCCGGCGCGGAGTTCGACGTGAAGGTGAGCGGGGGTGATCCGGCGCGGTTCGCGGAGGCGGGTGCGACCTGGTGGGGGCGGTGGATCCCGCCGCTGCCGGTCGCGGACACGCTGGCGATCGTGCGTCAGGGACCGCCGCTGCTCTGA
- a CDS encoding glycogen debranching protein produces the protein MTPDPTKRSRPRGRPARPVRRTAATALLATATLLAGTASALADPTDTTGATGADAAAETADRAAAASSAASASELSETTRLADRRSLVVGDRAYAMGDETGLYPAAGWHIRGEMGGFWSQPIKLLDGLWFGLDGNWLGKQVPAAKYTSGHGYSRIEYPGAVDVRRTDFVPDGIRATLVGLTLRSSTAKTVKLDVDAHSELMQSYPWGWTTPNAATANLPDTGDFTAGALRFREQGTPPHPNATAHDYAAFVGSSLRPTSHQLGPDHRGPQDPAVICPADGTTPARCDDSLVGKGTGGRLTYDVPLAAGQPKTIWFAVAGSDEGSTAAAREYGKALRNPGKLLRAKTAVRKQLDAQSVVDLPGDRLLQQSVEWSKQNLADSVQEARNLRIRDVNEGKDYPAPVGTVPAARWFGAGFPDYPWLFATDGEYTAFASLAAGQFDTTKEHLRALRDISDLLNDRSGKVAHEVVPTGDVYFGSNQSAGNTDETVKFPSTVALVWRWTGDNRFRDEMYDFSVRNLQYVYRELDKDNDGWPEGLANVERAGMGVEKLDSTVYLARGLRDLADLAASKRDAKVRQWATSRAEDLESRFEAQWWVPQAMGYADSVDDPANPANDNTPIFQRHWIGVTPMEAVLTRPGNTSPLASPEHAKIALDQREKPCYTGEFGLFHTGTGPTSDPAGNPGPSCDSVVSQVKSERAIFGLNTSIMAVAEGNFGRLGTKQQQVYTTGNARIQLDPSVWETPGAMPEIAPSPDAPANIGRPFYDRSMSLQAWGAYGILWPVVHQQLGVAPDLGHGRIAVVPQLPEGQQKAAGSNIRVGRGAVDVSARLAGKALSTEVTVKHVDATVTVGAVLPAGASVRRVTVDGHATQYQLVTTSRGTEVRVPARGAHTALTITLK, from the coding sequence ATGACTCCCGATCCGACCAAGCGAAGTCGCCCGCGAGGCAGACCGGCACGACCAGTACGCCGGACCGCCGCCACCGCCCTGCTCGCCACCGCCACCCTCCTCGCCGGCACCGCCTCAGCCCTGGCCGACCCCACCGACACGACAGGCGCGACAGGTGCGGATGCTGCCGCCGAAACGGCCGACCGTGCTGCGGCCGCGTCCTCAGCAGCGTCAGCGTCGGAGCTGTCCGAGACGACGCGCCTCGCCGATCGTCGTTCGCTCGTCGTCGGGGACCGGGCCTACGCGATGGGCGACGAGACCGGTCTCTACCCCGCCGCCGGCTGGCACATCCGCGGTGAGATGGGCGGCTTCTGGTCGCAGCCGATCAAGCTCCTCGACGGCCTCTGGTTCGGCCTCGACGGCAACTGGCTCGGCAAACAGGTCCCGGCCGCGAAGTACACCAGCGGCCACGGCTACAGCCGGATCGAGTACCCCGGCGCCGTCGACGTACGCCGTACCGACTTCGTCCCCGACGGGATCCGCGCGACGCTCGTCGGCCTGACGCTCCGCTCGAGTACGGCGAAGACGGTCAAGCTCGACGTCGACGCGCACTCCGAACTCATGCAGTCCTACCCGTGGGGCTGGACCACCCCGAACGCCGCCACCGCGAACCTCCCGGACACCGGCGACTTCACTGCCGGCGCCCTGCGCTTCCGCGAGCAGGGCACGCCGCCGCATCCGAACGCGACCGCGCACGACTACGCCGCGTTCGTCGGATCGTCCCTGCGTCCGACGAGCCACCAGCTCGGTCCGGACCACCGCGGCCCGCAGGACCCGGCGGTGATCTGCCCGGCCGACGGTACGACGCCCGCACGCTGTGACGACTCGCTCGTCGGCAAGGGCACCGGCGGCCGACTCACGTACGACGTACCGCTCGCGGCCGGCCAGCCGAAGACGATCTGGTTCGCGGTGGCCGGCTCGGACGAGGGCAGTACGGCGGCCGCCCGCGAGTACGGCAAGGCCCTGCGCAACCCCGGCAAGTTGCTGCGGGCAAAGACCGCCGTACGCAAGCAACTCGACGCACAGTCCGTGGTGGACCTTCCTGGTGACCGGCTGCTGCAGCAGAGCGTCGAGTGGAGCAAGCAGAACCTCGCCGACTCGGTACAGGAAGCGCGCAACCTGCGGATCCGCGACGTCAACGAGGGCAAGGACTACCCGGCGCCCGTCGGTACCGTGCCGGCGGCGCGCTGGTTCGGCGCGGGCTTCCCGGACTACCCGTGGCTGTTCGCGACCGACGGCGAGTACACGGCGTTCGCATCGCTCGCCGCCGGGCAGTTCGACACCACGAAGGAGCACCTGCGGGCGCTCCGCGACATCAGCGACCTCCTCAACGACCGCAGCGGCAAGGTCGCGCACGAGGTCGTCCCGACCGGCGACGTGTACTTCGGGTCGAACCAGAGCGCGGGCAACACCGACGAGACCGTGAAGTTCCCGAGCACGGTGGCGCTGGTGTGGCGGTGGACCGGTGACAACCGGTTCCGCGACGAGATGTACGACTTCAGCGTCCGGAACCTGCAGTACGTGTACCGCGAACTGGACAAAGACAATGACGGCTGGCCGGAGGGCCTGGCCAACGTCGAGCGCGCCGGCATGGGTGTCGAGAAGCTCGACAGCACCGTGTACCTCGCCCGCGGACTGCGCGACCTCGCGGACCTGGCCGCGTCCAAGCGCGACGCGAAGGTGCGGCAGTGGGCGACCAGCCGCGCCGAGGACCTCGAGTCCCGGTTCGAGGCGCAGTGGTGGGTCCCGCAGGCGATGGGGTACGCCGACTCGGTCGACGACCCCGCGAACCCGGCGAACGACAACACGCCGATCTTCCAGCGGCACTGGATCGGTGTCACGCCGATGGAGGCCGTCCTGACCCGCCCCGGCAACACGTCCCCGCTGGCCTCGCCGGAGCACGCGAAGATCGCGCTCGACCAGCGCGAGAAGCCTTGCTACACAGGGGAATTCGGCCTCTTCCACACCGGCACCGGGCCGACGTCGGATCCGGCGGGCAACCCCGGGCCGTCGTGCGACAGCGTGGTCTCGCAGGTGAAGAGCGAGCGCGCGATCTTCGGCCTGAACACCTCGATCATGGCGGTTGCCGAGGGCAACTTCGGGCGCCTGGGCACGAAGCAGCAGCAGGTGTACACCACCGGAAACGCACGGATCCAGCTCGACCCGTCGGTCTGGGAGACGCCTGGTGCGATGCCGGAGATCGCGCCGTCGCCGGACGCCCCGGCGAACATCGGCCGGCCGTTCTACGACCGCTCGATGTCGCTGCAGGCGTGGGGCGCGTACGGCATCCTGTGGCCGGTCGTGCACCAGCAGCTCGGCGTAGCTCCCGACCTCGGCCACGGCCGGATCGCCGTCGTACCGCAGCTTCCGGAGGGCCAGCAGAAGGCGGCTGGGAGCAACATCCGGGTCGGCCGCGGCGCCGTCGACGTGTCCGCACGCCTTGCAGGCAAGGCGTTGTCGACCGAGGTGACGGTCAAGCACGTCGACGCGACGGTCACGGTCGGCGCCGTCCTGCCGGCCGGGGCATCCGTGCGGCGTGTGACGGTCGACGGCCACGCGACGCAGTACCAGCTCGTCACGACCAGTCGAGGGACGGAGGTGCGGGTGCCGGCGCGCGGTGCGCACACGGCGCTCACCATCACGCTGAAGTAA